In Orenia marismortui DSM 5156, the sequence TATTTTTATAAATCAATCGGCTTAAATTAACTTCAGTAATATATAAATACTTTATGGTTTTTTTGCAGGAATTTGTATTTTTCTGAAGAAAATATTAAAGTAGAAAATTATATTTTAATAATTTAATAAGTTAAATCTACTAATATTTATTCTAGTAATTATTGTTTTCTTATGTTGTAGTATTTTCAAAAGGAGGATAGTGATATGAATGGGGATTTAAATGTTCCTTTATTTGATATGGTTATGTGCTTATCTGATGCTATGGATTTAGTTAGTCCGATTGTAACAGGACATCATAAACGTGTAGCTTATATTGCATCTAGTATAGCAGCAGAGTTAGGTATATCAAAAGAAGATGAAAAAGATTTGATAATAGCTGGGGCTTTACATGATGTAGGAGCTTTTTCTTTGAGTGAAAGAATTGATTCTTTGAATTGGGATTTATCCCAAGAAATTTTACAGGAGACTGAAGTTTTTACAGCAAGTCCCGATTATAGATATATAGGATCTGTAAGCCATGCTGAATTAGGATATTGTTTAATTAAAAAGTTCAGTCCTTTTGCTAAGATTGCTAATATTGTACGTTATCATCATGTTGCTTGGAATCAAGGTAGAGGCAAATGTTTTAAAGGTAGGGAAGTTCCTTTGGGCAGCCATATATTAAATTTAGCTGATGCAATTGATATATTAATTGATAAAGAAAGGGAGATTATTGGCCAGTCTAAATTGATTTCTGAAAAAATTATAGAGAAAAAAGGTAATTCTTTTAAACCAGAATTAGTTGATGCTTTTGTATCTTTAGCTCAAAAGGAAGCTTTCTGGTTTAATATTGTTAGTTCTACTATAGACAGAACTTTATCTAAAAGAGTACAAGGAGTAAATATAGAATTGAATCCAGCAAGTTTGCTTAGTTTAGCTAATCTTTTTAGTCAAATTATAGATTTTAGAAGTCGTTTTACTGCAACACATTCTAGTGGAGTAGCAGCTAGTGCAGAAGCATTAGCTAAACTGATAGGATTATCGGATCTTAAATGTCAGCAAATTAAGATTGCAGGTTATTTACACGATTTAGGTAAATTAGCTGTTCCACCGGAAATTTTAAATAAGGATACTAAACTTACTAAAAATGAATTTAATGTTATTAAAAAACATCCTTTTTATACATATCAGATTTTAGATAGGGTTAAAGGTTTGGATCAAATTAAAACTTGGGCATCTTATCACCATGAAAGAATTGATGGCAGAGGATATCCTTTTCATGCTAAAGGAGAAGAAATTCCGATAGAAGCTAGAATTATGGCAGTGGCAGATGTCTTTACTGCTATAACAGAAGATAGACCTTACAGGCAAGGAATGAACCTTAAAAGAGCTACTAATATTTTAGAAGAAATGGCTTCTGATGGAGCATTAGATCCTAAAATTGTTTTGATTTTAAAGGACAATCTAGTTAAAATAGATAGATTCAGAATTGAAGCTCAAGCTCGTAAGGCAAAGGATTATGAACATTTTTGGGAAGAAGTACAACAATATTAAAATAGTTAATAATTATGATATATATATCAATTTTATGTATATTATCATATAAAACTGTATATAATAATTTTGTATAGCGAGATT encodes:
- a CDS encoding HD-GYP domain-containing protein, whose amino-acid sequence is MNGDLNVPLFDMVMCLSDAMDLVSPIVTGHHKRVAYIASSIAAELGISKEDEKDLIIAGALHDVGAFSLSERIDSLNWDLSQEILQETEVFTASPDYRYIGSVSHAELGYCLIKKFSPFAKIANIVRYHHVAWNQGRGKCFKGREVPLGSHILNLADAIDILIDKEREIIGQSKLISEKIIEKKGNSFKPELVDAFVSLAQKEAFWFNIVSSTIDRTLSKRVQGVNIELNPASLLSLANLFSQIIDFRSRFTATHSSGVAASAEALAKLIGLSDLKCQQIKIAGYLHDLGKLAVPPEILNKDTKLTKNEFNVIKKHPFYTYQILDRVKGLDQIKTWASYHHERIDGRGYPFHAKGEEIPIEARIMAVADVFTAITEDRPYRQGMNLKRATNILEEMASDGALDPKIVLILKDNLVKIDRFRIEAQARKAKDYEHFWEEVQQY